From the genome of Patescibacteria group bacterium:
TTGCTCCTGGCCTGGCAGCTGAAATCGCTTCTGCTGCCTGGACAATTGATGCCTCAATACTTTCAAACGGATAATCTCCATGATGCGACTTCATTGCATCAATTATCTTCTTGTCAATATTGAATTTTTCCAATATTCTTATGCCAATATCTACATGGGAACCCTGGACTTCGTGGTCAATCGCTTTGCCGATATCATGAAGTAAAGCTCCTTTTTTACAGATAATCGGGTCTGCGCCTAATTCAGAAGCCAGCATCCCAGACAAGTGAGCAGCTTCAATTGAATGTAATAAAACATTCTGCCCGAAACTGGTTCTGAAAGTCAGCTTGCCTAAAAGATTTACCAAACGCGGGTCAAGCCCGACAATGCCGACATCATAAACAGCTGCTTCTCCTGCTTCTTTAATTTTGGATTCTATTTCTGTTTTTGCCTTATCAACCATCTCTTCAATTCTTGCTGGCTGGATTCTTCCGTCGACCATCAATTTCTCTAAAGCGATTTTGGCAATCTGCCTGCGAGTGGGATCAAATCCGGAAATAATCAGGGTCTCCGGCGTATCATCAATAATCACTTCAACACCAGTCAACCTTTCCAGTGTTTTAATGTTTCTTCCTTCTCTACCGATAATTCTTCCTTTGATTTCGTTATTAGGCAAAGTGACGATTGTAGTCGTTACTTCTGCTGCCTGCGAAGAAGCATATCTCTGCAAGGCAGTAACCATTATATTGTTGGCTTTCTTTTCCAATTCTTCCTTGCCCGATTTTTCAAGTTTCTGGATTTTGGCGAAAATCTCTTCTTTGTTCTGCTCTTCAACTGATTTTAGAATCTGTTGTTTCGCTTCTGCTTCAGAAAGTTTTGATATTTTTTCTAATATTTCTATCTCTTGTTGTTTTAATGTTTCTAGTTCGACTTTAATACTTCTGACTTTTTCGACTTTTTCCTGAAACTCCTTTTCTTCGTTCTCTAGTTTTCTGTCCTTGGCATCAAACATCTCTTCTCTTTTATCCAATCTTGTTTGAATTCTTCTGTATTCTTCCTGCCTCTTGGTTTCCTCTTTTTTTATTTCATCCAACGCATTAACAACCCTATCTTTAGCTTTTAAGATTATTTCCTGAGCCTGCGCTTTTGCTTCATTGACTAGTTTTTCTATTCTCGATTCAGCAGTATTGGCTCGTCTTTTAGCAATAGATTGGCGAGCCAAATAACCTAAGATCGACCCGAAAATTAAAGCAACCGTTGCAACTATAAGTGGAATCAGTCCTATTACCATAAATTTAAGTTACTTAATTACTTTTAAAGCTTATCAAAATAAATATATTTTGTCAAAATTGCTATTTGTGCTAAAATTATATCAATGAAACCAATAATTCTCACTATTCTTGATGGATGGGGGATTAACGCTCCCAGTCTGACAAATGCCATTTCTATGGCAAAAATCCCCAATCTCAAAAAGATGGAGGAGAATTATCCTTATTGTTCATTACAGTCATCTGCCATAGCTGCCGGCCTGCCGTGGAAAGAGGCTGGTAATTCGGAGGTTGGTCATCTTATTATCGGCAGCGGGAGAATTGTTTACCAATATCTTCCCAGAATCCTAATAGAAATTAAAAATGGAAAATTCTTTAAGAATCAGGCATTTTTAAATACAATCAACCATGTCAAAAAGAATAATTCCGTCCTGCATTTAGTGGGATTAATTTCGAGTGGCAATGTCCATTCATACTTAGAACATATTTATGGATTGCTAGAACTAGCCAAACAAAATGACGTTGCGAATCTGCGTCTACATCTTTTTACAGACGGCAAAGATGCGCCAATAAAAGAAGGAACAAAAATTATATCGACACTAATGGAAAAATTAAAAAATCCTAATTGGAAAATCGCCTCAATTATCGGCAGATATTATAGTATGGATAGAAACAATAACTGGGACAGAACTGAGATTGCTTACAACCTTATCACTCAAGGCATTGGCGAAAAAACCCAAGATTTAATCAAGACACTACGAGAATATTATGACCAGGATATTATTGATACCTATATAAAACCGATTGTTATTGTTGACGAAAATCAAAAGCCGATCGGAACAATTTCGGACAATGATGCAATTATTTTCTGGGATTTCAGGGAAGACAGCGCCAGACAGCTGACAGGAGCATTTGCTAAGGAAGATTTTGATAAATTCAAAAGAACACAGATAAATAACCTGCTTCTCTGCACAATGATTGAATATGACAAATATTTTAATACTGAGGTGGCTTATCCGCCGACAAAAATCCAGAATCATCTTGTAGAAGTTCTCAATGCAAACAACAAAAAAGTTTTTAAAATTGCTGAAACAGAAAAATACGCTCATGTTACCTATTTCTTTAACTGTGGCAAGGAAGAACCATATCCGAACGAAACCAGAAAACTGATTCCTTCTAAAATTGTTTCTCATTATGAAGAAAACCCGGAAATGCAGGCAGATGAAATCACTAAAGCAATATTAGAGGGTCTAAAAGGAAATTACGATTTAATTGTGGCTAATTATGCTAATGCCGATATGATGGGCCATACAGGCAATCTTGATGCAGCTATTAAGGCTGCTGAATATGTTGATGGCGCATTAAAACCAGTCATAGATTTGGCTGAGAAAGGGGACTGCATCTTAATTATCACTGCTGACCATGGCAATATCGAACAAATGGTAAATCTGCGCACCGGCGAAGTGAAAACCGAACATACTTTAAATCCAGTGCCGTTTTATTTGATTGGGACGGAGTTCAAGACAAACAAAAAGAGCCCCAAATTCTCATTTGAGACTCCGTGCGGAATGCTACAGGATATTGCTCCAACGATCCTCGCTTTAATGCACATTCCCCAACCCTCCGAAATGACCGGCACAAACTTACTGGAAATTCTTACTTCCTCTTATCAATAATTTCATCAATTAATCCGTAATCTTTCGCTTCTTCAGCAGACATATAATAGTCGCGGTCGCTGTCTTTTTCCACTTTATCTGTTTTTTGGCCAGTATGCTTGGCCAAAATTTTATTTAATTTCTGCTTGATTTTCAAAATATGTTTTGCGGAAATTTCAATATCGCTCGCCTGGCCGCCTGCCTCGCCCATAACTTGATGGATCATTACTTCGGAATTAGGCAAAGCCATCCTCTTTCCTTTTGCGCCTGCTGCCAGAATTACTGCTGCGCCAGAAGCAGCCATGCCTATGCAAACCGTTGAAATGTCTGATTTTACAAATTGCATTGTGTCATAAATCGCCATAGTTGAAGTCACGCCTCCTCCTGGACTATTAATGTAAATTAAAATATCCTTTTTAGGATCCTGATTTTCTAAAAACAATAATTGCGCAATCACTGAATTTGCTACAATATCATCAATCGGACCGCCTAAAAAAATTATCCTGTCTTTTAACAAGCGGGAGTAAATATCATAAGCCCTTTCTCCATATTGCGATTTTTCAATAACTGTTGGTATTAAATTCATATAATTTTCGCTTCGCGCTCCAAGAGCTCAAAGACTTTTTCATTTATTAATATATTCTCAGTATACTCTTTAAAAACCACTAAATCAATATTCCCGCCCTCTGGCGGGATCCCGCCCGACGGCGGGACCTTAACATTATAACGCGTTAATTCCTGATCCATCCTTTCCTCGATTTCCTGTGTAGAGGGGAGGATTTTTTCTTTGTCAGCAATCGCTTTAATACATAATCCGATTTTCACTCTCTTTCCTGCCTGTTCTCTCCATCCCTTTTTTAACTCATCAGCTGTTGCCTTGATCTGCGTTAAATAAGCCTCAAAATCCATTCCAAATTGGTCAATATTCATTTTAAACTCATTAACCATATTCTCCAGTTCTTTTTCAATCAGTTCTTCGGGCGCTTCGATTTTTGAATTTTCGACAACTTTTTCTATCAATTCAATTCTGATTCTTTGTTTCTCCACGATTTCTTTCTCCTGCATCAATCCCTGTTCAATATTCTTTTTCAGCGCTTCCAAAGAATCGAATTTCCCAAATGATTTTACGAATTCATCATTGATTTCCGGCAATTGTCTTTCCTGCACAAGGTTCATTTTTATCTTAAAATTTAGATTTTTGCCTGCAATATTTTTATTGCCCCAATCTTCTGGAACTTTCAATAAAAATTCTTTTTCTTCGCCAGCTTTCATTCCTTCCAACTCTTTTTCAAAGCCGGGTAAGAATCGGCCTTCGCCTATAATTAATGGATGATTTTTGCTTACACCATTCTCTATCTGTACTCCACCTATCCTTGTTTCAAAATCAATTTCCACCCGATTGCCTTCTTGCGCGGGTTTATTTATGGTAATGATTTTTGCCCTTGATTTTTGCAGATAATCTAAGGCATTAATAATTTCTTTCTCTTCAACTTTCAATTCTTGCTTCTTCGCTTCCAATCCTTTGTAATTTCCTAATTCAATTCTGATTCCATTTGTCATACCTGTCTCGCCGTAGTCCCGCAACACGGGACGAAGGCGGATTAAATCTCTAAATCCTTAATTAACTTTTTAGTATTAGGCCAGGTTAAGTTTGCAACTGCTGTTTCTTTTTCGACCCACTCATAATTATCATGTTCAATAATTGCCTGGTTCAAGGAAATTTTTTCATTCATATTAGCTTTTACTAAAAAGGTTGCAGTAATTTCGTAATCGATTCTGTCTTTTTGCCATTTCTCTGTTTTATTTAAATCACGGATGATTTTAAAATCTTTTAATCCGGTTTCTTCTTTTATGCCTCTGATTAATACTTGTTTTAGATTTTCTCCTGGTTCTATGGTTTCTTTAAGAACTTCCCAGCCATTCCATCTTAAAATACGATGCAAAATTAAAAAATACGGCTTGCCATTTTTAATATCATAAATAATTGCTCTAACTTTTTTCATTGTCGTCCTTGCCATCCTTAGCTTTAGCGAGAGAGGGTTTCTTGGTTTTAGATTTTTTTTCTTTTTTCGGTTTCTCGTCCTCTTCTTTTTTGTCCGCATCTTCCATCATTTTTTCACTCTTCACATCAATTTTCCAGCCAGTCAATTTGGCTGCCAATCTAACATTCTGTCCTCTTTGACCAATAGCTAAAGAAATTTGGTCTTCTGGAACAATTACCAGGGCTGTCCTTCTACTTTCATCTATTTTGACGTCAATGATTTTTGCGGGGGAAAGAGAATTAGCAATATATTTTTCTATATTTTCGTTCCATTCAATAACATCTATTTTTTCTCCGCCCAATTCATTAATAACTGTCTGAATTCTACTTCCTTTCTGCCCAACACAGCTTCCAATCGGGTCAATTCCTTCTTCTTCTGTCCAAACCGCAATTTTGGTTCTTGAACCTGGTTCTCTGGCAATGGATTTTATCTGCACTGCGCCGGTTGAAATTTCCGGGACTTCAATTGAGAATAATCTACTCACTAATTTAGGATAGGCGCGGGAAAGAATAATATCTGCGCCTTTCGGCGATTTTTCAACCTTTAAAATATATGACCTCAAACGCTGACCCATAAAAAACCTTTCTCCTGGAATCTGTTCTTCGGGAAATAAAACTCCTACCGCTTTACCGATGTCCAAAAATATATTTCTGCCTTCGATTCTTTGGACAATTGCGCTCACGATTTCTCCTTCTTTGTCTTTGTATTCCTCAAAAATGACTTCTCTTTCTGCTTCTCTTAATCGCTGGATAATAACCTGTTTGGCTGTTTGCGCAGCGATTCTTCCAAAGTCAGTATGTGTTTCGAGTTTTGTCTGAATTTCGTCTTCAATTTTTGCGTTTTTCTTAATTTTCTGGGCATCCTCCAACATTATATGTTTATATGGATTAAATCTAATTTTTTTATTGCCATCTTCATCTTTCCCGACGTCTTCCCCTAGTGGAGTCGGGACTCCGACCTCGCCTTCGGCGAGCGTCGGAGCTTCTTCTTCAATTTTGCCTTCTTTGTCTTTCTTTAGCATGCTCTCATCCACAACTAAAAAAACCTGGAAAACTTTTATTTCCCCAGTTTTTATATCAAATTTAACTTTGATATTCTGGCCTTTTTTGCCATAATCCTTTTTGTATGCAGCAGCAATCGCCATTTCAAGGGTCTCGACGATCTGTTCCTGAGAAATGCCTTTTTCCTCGGCAATCTGGCTCATTGCTGAAATAAATTGTTTTTGATCCATAGATTTAATGAAAGGCCCGACCAAAGTCGGACCGTAAATGATTAAGAAATAATATTATTATATTAAAAATCCGTTGTCAATACATATCACCAACTGCATTTTCTGTATGGCGAATATCATATGAGCCGTTGCGATAAACTTCTACTGCCAGAATATCAATTTGCCACGAACTATCAAACAATCTATGTTTGCTTAAATAAATTTGTGATAATTTGATTAATTTTTTCTGCTTAGCGTAAGTAATATTGTCTTCTGGCCAAAATCCGCCAGGCCCAGTTTTATTGCGCGTTTTTACCTCAATAAAAACAATGTCGTTCCTGCCCGCAACGCCAGCAACCTGCCCGCTCGCAAGCTCGCGTTGCAGGCGGGGCTGGCTTGCGTGGCGGGCGGGTTTCTCTGCAATAATATCCAATTCTCCCAGTTTGCTGTATCTGAAATTCTTATCTAAAATTTTATATCCTTTTCTTTTTAAATATTCTCTGGCAATTTTTTCTCCCAAATCGCCTAAATCTTTTCTCTCGCACATTTTTATTCTTTCTCGTTTAATTTCTCAACTATATTTTCTGCTTTTGCCAATCCTTCCTCGCTACCAATATCAGTCCATAAACCGCGGTGGACAAATGCCAATAATTGTTTTTTCTCTGCCAGCAGCGGAAAAATACATTCTTCAATGGCAAATGCCTCGCCTTCTTTCTTGGCGCGTATACATTTTGTCTGTAAAAGCTGCGGAGACAAAACATAAAAACCAGCATTAACATATCCAGAATATTGATATTCCGGATCTTCTTGGAATTCCACTACGCGATTATTCTTGGTCTTAACCAAACCCATGCCTTTGACATTTTGATCATAATAAACTGCCATTGCGCCCAAAATTTCTTCATATGAAACCCTTTTTCTTAAAGGAGAGATTCCCGAGGTAATACTTCTCACAAATGATGAAGAAGAAAAGAATTTCGGTTCTGAAACATTGGTTTTATAAAATTTAATAAAGTTATTCAGGTCGAAATTACTTAAAGTATCGCCGTTCATTATTAAAAAATCCTTTTTCAAATCTTTGGAAGCTGACATTATTGCTCCTCCTGTTCCCAATGGTTTTGTTTCGACAACATATTCAATTCCCGCCACTTTTCCTATTTTTTTAGAAATATTTGCTTTTGGATCTTTGATTTTCAGATATTTTAAAATCTCTTCTGCTTTATAGTGGAGACTCAAACAGATATCATCAAATTTATATTTTTTCAATAAATCCAATTGATATTCCAATAATGGTTTCCCTTTTATTTTAATCAGGGATTTGGGTATATTTTTCAATTTTCCAGGCAGGTCGGTTTTACCTCCTGCCAAAATAATGACTTTCACCCCGTACTAGATTTTCGACATATTTATGTTAGTTTTGTCGAAAATCAATTAATATTTGTAATTATAATAATCTATTATTGATTTATCATGCCCCGATTGCGGTCCCGATAAATCGGGACCAGTCGAAAATTCAGTACGGGGTTCATGCCCAGAGTTAATTTTAACTCTGCAAAATAAAAAGTCAACCCTATTTGTCGACTTAGTGGACTTGGCGAGAATCCCTGCCCGCCAAAGCTGCACTTGGCGCTGCGGGCGGGGAACTCGCGTCTCAATTTTGGACCATAGCGGATTCGAACCGCTGACCTCGTCAATGCGAATGACGCGCTCTACCAACTGAGCTAATGGCCCTTATTCGTGTCTTAGTGCTTCAATTGGATTAAGTTTGGCAGCTTTCTTAGCAGGATAAATACCGAAAACCAAACCGACAATTGCAGCAACCCCGAATGCCAGGACAACCGCGCTAACAGGAACAGCAAAACCCCAGCTTATATTCAAAACACTGCTCAAGACAATTGCTACGATAAAAGAAATCGATGTACCGCCAAGAAATCCTATGATCCCGCCGATTAAGGTTAGGGTAATTGATTCCAATAAAAACTGATTCAAAATATCCTTATTTCTTGCGCCAACTGCTTTTCTTAAGCCAATTTCTTTTGTCCTTTCTGTAACTGAAACCAGCATTATATTCATGATGCCGATTCCGCCGACAATTAAAGCAATCGCAGCAATAGAAGAAAGAAATGCAGTAAGAATTCCGGTAATCTGGGCCATCATATTGCTTGCTTCAACTTGGCTCATTACTTTAAAATCATCCCTGGATAAGTCCCCTTCTGGATTATAAATATTATGAGTATCTCTGAGAATAAAACGAATATTCTCCATTAATCTATCCACAGTATCTTCATTTATAGCCCGGACAGTAATAGCGTTTAAATGATCTATTCCCAATAAAAGTTTCTGGGCAGTTGTTACGGGAATATAAACATATTCGTCATAATTCTGGAACATTTCCATCCCGCGTTCTTCCATTACGCCAATTACTTTGAAACTGGTTTTTTTAATCCTAATCGTTTTGCCAATCGGATCTTCTTCTCCGAATAAATCTCCTGCTATTTTATAGCCCAATGTTGCCACTCTTGCCATACTTTTAACTTCTTCTTCATTAATATCCCTTCCAATAACTGCATGCCAATCATCCATAATATATGCTTCTGGAGTTGTTCCTATGAAAGTTATTTTTTCATCATTATTCTGATAAACAGCCCTGGCAGTTCCATAAACCATTGGATAAGCCATATCTACTAAAGGGTCTTTTTCTATTGCTTCCATGTCTTTAAGTTTTAGGGTTTTTATTGTCATCTCCTCCAATGCCATTTCCATGCCAAAACCTCCTTTGGGATCAAATGAACCTGGTTCAATATAGATACTATTAGAACCCAAGGACTGAATTTGACCTATAATTAAATTTTGGGCGCTTCTGCCAATTGACATCATTAAAATTACCGAACCAACGCCAATAATAATGCCAAGCATAGTTAAAGCAGAGCGCATTTTATTCGTCCTTAATGTAATAAAAGAAATTTTAAGAGAATCTCTGAGTCTCATAATTTATTTCAGCAGTCCATTTTTAGCGATTTTTCTGTCCGCTACTCGTTCATCGCTAACTATCTGCCCATCTTTTAATTTTATTATTCTTCT
Proteins encoded in this window:
- the rny gene encoding ribonuclease Y: MVIGLIPLIVATVALIFGSILGYLARQSIAKRRANTAESRIEKLVNEAKAQAQEIILKAKDRVVNALDEIKKEETKRQEEYRRIQTRLDKREEMFDAKDRKLENEEKEFQEKVEKVRSIKVELETLKQQEIEILEKISKLSEAEAKQQILKSVEEQNKEEIFAKIQKLEKSGKEELEKKANNIMVTALQRYASSQAAEVTTTIVTLPNNEIKGRIIGREGRNIKTLERLTGVEVIIDDTPETLIISGFDPTRRQIAKIALEKLMVDGRIQPARIEEMVDKAKTEIESKIKEAGEAAVYDVGIVGLDPRLVNLLGKLTFRTSFGQNVLLHSIEAAHLSGMLASELGADPIICKKGALLHDIGKAIDHEVQGSHVDIGIRILEKFNIDKKIIDAMKSHHGDYPFESIEASIVQAAEAISAARPGARKENLENYLKRLEELEKIATGFEGVEKVYAIQAGREIRIFVNPGKIDDLKAYKLAKDIASEIEKELKYPGEIKVTVIREMRVIEYAR
- the gpmI gene encoding 2,3-bisphosphoglycerate-independent phosphoglycerate mutase, with protein sequence MKPIILTILDGWGINAPSLTNAISMAKIPNLKKMEENYPYCSLQSSAIAAGLPWKEAGNSEVGHLIIGSGRIVYQYLPRILIEIKNGKFFKNQAFLNTINHVKKNNSVLHLVGLISSGNVHSYLEHIYGLLELAKQNDVANLRLHLFTDGKDAPIKEGTKIISTLMEKLKNPNWKIASIIGRYYSMDRNNNWDRTEIAYNLITQGIGEKTQDLIKTLREYYDQDIIDTYIKPIVIVDENQKPIGTISDNDAIIFWDFREDSARQLTGAFAKEDFDKFKRTQINNLLLCTMIEYDKYFNTEVAYPPTKIQNHLVEVLNANNKKVFKIAETEKYAHVTYFFNCGKEEPYPNETRKLIPSKIVSHYEENPEMQADEITKAILEGLKGNYDLIVANYANADMMGHTGNLDAAIKAAEYVDGALKPVIDLAEKGDCILIITADHGNIEQMVNLRTGEVKTEHTLNPVPFYLIGTEFKTNKKSPKFSFETPCGMLQDIAPTILALMHIPQPSEMTGTNLLEILTSSYQ
- the clpP gene encoding ATP-dependent Clp endopeptidase proteolytic subunit ClpP, with the protein product MNLIPTVIEKSQYGERAYDIYSRLLKDRIIFLGGPIDDIVANSVIAQLLFLENQDPKKDILIYINSPGGGVTSTMAIYDTMQFVKSDISTVCIGMAASGAAVILAAGAKGKRMALPNSEVMIHQVMGEAGGQASDIEISAKHILKIKQKLNKILAKHTGQKTDKVEKDSDRDYYMSAEEAKDYGLIDEIIDKRK
- the tig gene encoding trigger factor, encoding MTNGIRIELGNYKGLEAKKQELKVEEKEIINALDYLQKSRAKIITINKPAQEGNRVEIDFETRIGGVQIENGVSKNHPLIIGEGRFLPGFEKELEGMKAGEEKEFLLKVPEDWGNKNIAGKNLNFKIKMNLVQERQLPEINDEFVKSFGKFDSLEALKKNIEQGLMQEKEIVEKQRIRIELIEKVVENSKIEAPEELIEKELENMVNEFKMNIDQFGMDFEAYLTQIKATADELKKGWREQAGKRVKIGLCIKAIADKEKILPSTQEIEERMDQELTRYNVKVPPSGGIPPEGGNIDLVVFKEYTENILINEKVFELLEREAKII
- a CDS encoding NUDIX domain-containing protein, translated to MKKVRAIIYDIKNGKPYFLILHRILRWNGWEVLKETIEPGENLKQVLIRGIKEETGLKDFKIIRDLNKTEKWQKDRIDYEITATFLVKANMNEKISLNQAIIEHDNYEWVEKETAVANLTWPNTKKLIKDLEI
- the nusA gene encoding transcription termination factor NusA; protein product: MDQKQFISAMSQIAEEKGISQEQIVETLEMAIAAAYKKDYGKKGQNIKVKFDIKTGEIKVFQVFLVVDESMLKKDKEGKIEEEAPTLAEGEVGVPTPLGEDVGKDEDGNKKIRFNPYKHIMLEDAQKIKKNAKIEDEIQTKLETHTDFGRIAAQTAKQVIIQRLREAEREVIFEEYKDKEGEIVSAIVQRIEGRNIFLDIGKAVGVLFPEEQIPGERFFMGQRLRSYILKVEKSPKGADIILSRAYPKLVSRLFSIEVPEISTGAVQIKSIAREPGSRTKIAVWTEEEGIDPIGSCVGQKGSRIQTVINELGGEKIDVIEWNENIEKYIANSLSPAKIIDVKIDESRRTALVIVPEDQISLAIGQRGQNVRLAAKLTGWKIDVKSEKMMEDADKKEEDEKPKKEKKSKTKKPSLAKAKDGKDDNEKS
- a CDS encoding YraN family protein, which produces MCERKDLGDLGEKIAREYLKRKGYKILDKNFRYSKLGELDIIAEKPARHASQPRLQRELASGQVAGVAGRNDIVFIEVKTRNKTGPGGFWPEDNITYAKQKKLIKLSQIYLSKHRLFDSSWQIDILAVEVYRNGSYDIRHTENAVGDMY
- a CDS encoding nucleotidyltransferase family protein, with translation MKVIILAGGKTDLPGKLKNIPKSLIKIKGKPLLEYQLDLLKKYKFDDICLSLHYKAEEILKYLKIKDPKANISKKIGKVAGIEYVVETKPLGTGGAIMSASKDLKKDFLIMNGDTLSNFDLNNFIKFYKTNVSEPKFFSSSSFVRSITSGISPLRKRVSYEEILGAMAVYYDQNVKGMGLVKTKNNRVVEFQEDPEYQYSGYVNAGFYVLSPQLLQTKCIRAKKEGEAFAIEECIFPLLAEKKQLLAFVHRGLWTDIGSEEGLAKAENIVEKLNEKE
- a CDS encoding ABC transporter permease, whose amino-acid sequence is MRLRDSLKISFITLRTNKMRSALTMLGIIIGVGSVILMMSIGRSAQNLIIGQIQSLGSNSIYIEPGSFDPKGGFGMEMALEEMTIKTLKLKDMEAIEKDPLVDMAYPMVYGTARAVYQNNDEKITFIGTTPEAYIMDDWHAVIGRDINEEEVKSMARVATLGYKIAGDLFGEEDPIGKTIRIKKTSFKVIGVMEERGMEMFQNYDEYVYIPVTTAQKLLLGIDHLNAITVRAINEDTVDRLMENIRFILRDTHNIYNPEGDLSRDDFKVMSQVEASNMMAQITGILTAFLSSIAAIALIVGGIGIMNIMLVSVTERTKEIGLRKAVGARNKDILNQFLLESITLTLIGGIIGFLGGTSISFIVAIVLSSVLNISWGFAVPVSAVVLAFGVAAIVGLVFGIYPAKKAAKLNPIEALRHE